The Candidatus Eremiobacterota bacterium genome has a segment encoding these proteins:
- a CDS encoding YiiX/YebB-like N1pC/P60 family cysteine hydrolase, whose translation MAIDRIGIPADTAARRYTPKQPPGSASHEKDPQESFTHSASEEGRGFASSTFVKILGIRIPTVTKDITVERREKIMSLLQPGDLIIETNNGYPSWQVMEKVTLGSDYTHVGMYEGDGKMLEATALNRENNSGVVRADVRKFLQGPALIEIVRPPYKTPEDREAALGYMRSQFGKPYDSSFDFENSDKYYCSELVYKALQSMPNKMEVPLKEKVLGMNKRAVAPDAFRYIKDAEIPYSDGSNFWKNQASHYPVALGALAGGAAGWAAASTIGASLGPVGCALGLCTGLVLTTLIGNKIQTGQYTKQDVSSFL comes from the coding sequence ATGGCAATCGACAGGATAGGCATTCCGGCTGATACCGCGGCCCGGCGCTACACTCCGAAACAGCCCCCCGGATCAGCCTCTCACGAGAAAGATCCCCAGGAGAGCTTTACTCATTCTGCTTCAGAGGAGGGGAGGGGCTTTGCCTCTTCGACCTTCGTGAAGATCCTGGGGATCAGGATACCGACTGTCACCAAGGATATTACTGTCGAGAGGCGCGAGAAGATCATGAGCCTCCTGCAGCCAGGCGATCTCATAATAGAGACAAACAACGGCTACCCCTCCTGGCAGGTCATGGAGAAGGTGACTCTCGGATCGGACTATACCCACGTGGGGATGTACGAAGGCGACGGCAAGATGCTCGAGGCCACTGCCCTCAACAGGGAGAACAACTCTGGCGTGGTGAGGGCCGACGTGAGGAAATTCCTCCAGGGTCCCGCCCTGATAGAGATTGTGCGCCCCCCCTACAAAACCCCCGAGGACCGCGAGGCGGCCCTGGGCTACATGCGCTCGCAGTTCGGGAAGCCGTACGATTCATCATTCGACTTTGAGAACAGTGACAAGTATTATTGCTCGGAGCTTGTCTATAAAGCCCTCCAGTCAATGCCCAACAAGATGGAGGTGCCCCTGAAGGAGAAGGTCCTCGGCATGAACAAGAGAGCCGTGGCGCCTGATGCCTTCAGGTACATCAAGGACGCCGAGATACCCTACTCAGACGGGTCGAACTTCTGGAAAAATCAGGCCTCTCATTATCCCGTGGCCCTTGGGGCCCTTGCGGGGGGTGCTGCAGGATGGGCGGCGGCGAGCACCATTGGAGCTTCACTTGGCCCCGTTGGCTGCGCCCTGGGCCTCTGCACCGGCCTGGTACTCACCACACTAATAGGGAACAAGATCCAGACGGGCCAGTATACCAAGCAGGATGTGAGCTCATTCCTGTAA
- a CDS encoding pyridoxamine 5'-phosphate oxidase family protein, giving the protein MGNEELRKKILEVMQSSPMASFATILDGKPWVRYVMVHAKESMDLYFTASKLSRKVSQIQADPHCHALLGGDARDFTKSYLQVAGKAEVLEDPAVKKEFWNDYLARMFKGPDDPNYVVIRIIPKVIEFWGEGKMEPQVYTPA; this is encoded by the coding sequence ATGGGAAACGAGGAACTCAGGAAAAAGATACTTGAGGTGATGCAAAGCTCGCCTATGGCAAGCTTTGCCACCATCCTGGATGGAAAGCCATGGGTGCGGTACGTGATGGTCCATGCGAAAGAGAGCATGGACCTCTATTTTACCGCTTCAAAGCTCTCGCGGAAAGTAAGTCAGATCCAGGCGGATCCCCACTGCCATGCCCTGCTTGGCGGCGATGCGAGGGACTTCACAAAATCATACCTCCAGGTGGCGGGGAAGGCTGAAGTGCTTGAAGACCCCGCCGTCAAGAAAGAGTTCTGGAATGACTACCTGGCGCGCATGTTCAAGGGGCCCGATGACCCGAACTACGTGGTCATCCGTATCATACCCAAGGTCATTGAATTCTGGGGCGAGGGGAAAATGGAGCCCCAGGTCTATACCCCTGCCTGA